The sequence GATCGGCATGATCCTGCTTCTGCTGAAACAGGAAATCCCGGAAAAATGGGCGATGTCGCTGGAATTCCTGGTGGGAGCGATGATCGTTTACCTGGGCGTCGGCAGCGTATTTTCCTATAAAAAAAGGAAAATCCATGTTCACCCGCACGCTCACGGCGAGGTTGTGCACAATCACTTCCATTCGCATGAACGGACGGAAACGCATAACCATCCGCACCAGGACGTATCGTACGCAAAATCGCTGATCATCGGCCTGGTGCACGGTCTTGCGGGCAGCGCGGGGATGGTGCTGTTGACGATGTCTACGGTGACAAGCGTCTGGCAGGCGGCCGTTTATATTTTGATATTCGGTGCGGGAACGGTGCTCGGCATGTTCCTTTGCACCATGATGATCGGCATTCCGTTTGTGCTGAGCGCGAAAAAAAGCGGGCTGCATCAGTCGCTGACCCGGCTGGTCGGAGGCATCAGCACGGCGTTCGGTTGTTATTACATGTATCAAGTGGGAGTGACGGAAGGTCTGTTTCGGCTGTGGTAGAGGTGCCCGGCATCACGTCTACGGGGAGAGGATAGTATGGATCTGCTGCAGAAAAACCGGAGGCTGGGAGAAATCTTGCGGGAAATGGACGAAGTGATCGTCGCCTTCTCCGCCGGAATTGACTCCACCTTTGTCCTGGCGAGAGCGCTGGAAGAGTTGGGAGACAAAGTATTGGCGGTGACCGCGGCGTCTGAAACGTTTCCCCAGCGGGAGTTGAATGAAGCGGTCGAATTGGCGCAAAAATTGGGCGCCCGGCATGAAGTGATCCGGATCGTGGAGATGGAAAACCCCGATTTTGTGGCGAACCGTCCGGACCGTTGCTATCACTGCAAGGCCGGCCTGTATTCCCGGTTAACTGGCATGGCGAGGGAATGGGGGATCCGCTGGGTGTTGGACGGCGCCAATATGGATGACTTGGGCGATTACCGGCCGGGCCGGCAGGCCGCGAAGGAATACGGGATTCGGAGTGTGCTGCAGGAGGCCAATTTGTACAAAGATGAACTGCGGCAATTGGCACGCGAAATGGGATTGCCCAACTGGGACAAACCGTCGTTTGCCTGCCTGTCTTCCCGCATTCCGTATGGCAGCTTGATCACCTTGGAAAAAGTGGAGCAACTGGACCGCGGGGAAGAGGCGTTGCGTCAGTTGGGATTCCGCCAGATTCGCATCCGGCACCATGATCAGATCGCGCGGATTGAAGTGCCGCGGGAGGAATTCGTCCGCGTGCTGGAGATGGCCGACCGGATCACGGAAGTGCTGAAAGAGCAGGGATTTACTTATGTGACGCTCGATTTGCAAGGATATCGGAGCGGATCGATGAACGAAACGTTGCGGAAAGCGCTGTGATCCGCCTGCCTGGCGATCGGGGAAACCGCAATCGGTTTGATCGGTCACGAACATTGCGGAAAGTGTGTGGCGTGACATTACGGATTGGCTGAGGGACGGTGCCAATTGATCGTTTTGATACATTGCGGAAAGTGTGTGACGGAAAAGGTATGAAAGAGTTTGAGGATTTGGGATTCAGCAAAGTGGATATTGGAAGGGAAGCGAGAATCGGTTATCCGGAAGTGATTTTTGGACAGGGCAAGACGGTGCCGCAGGTACGGGCGATTTTTCAACGGCTGATGCAGGCGCACGGAAGGGCGATGGTCACCCGGGCGACGCAGGAGATGGCGGACGCGGTGCAGGCCGATTTTTCCGCTGCGGTGTACGATCCGGTGTCGCGCTTGCTGACATGCGGGCAGTCGGCGCGAAAATTCCCGGGGAAGGTGCTGGTGCTGTGC comes from Effusibacillus pohliae DSM 22757 and encodes:
- a CDS encoding HoxN/HupN/NixA family nickel/cobalt transporter, which produces MGTSLLSVLAVAFVLGIKHATEPDHVIAVSTVASRTKRLGSACLAGVFWGIGHTATLFSIGMILLLLKQEIPEKWAMSLEFLVGAMIVYLGVGSVFSYKKRKIHVHPHAHGEVVHNHFHSHERTETHNHPHQDVSYAKSLIIGLVHGLAGSAGMVLLTMSTVTSVWQAAVYILIFGAGTVLGMFLCTMMIGIPFVLSAKKSGLHQSLTRLVGGISTAFGCYYMYQVGVTEGLFRLW
- the larE gene encoding ATP-dependent sacrificial sulfur transferase LarE, encoding MDLLQKNRRLGEILREMDEVIVAFSAGIDSTFVLARALEELGDKVLAVTAASETFPQRELNEAVELAQKLGARHEVIRIVEMENPDFVANRPDRCYHCKAGLYSRLTGMAREWGIRWVLDGANMDDLGDYRPGRQAAKEYGIRSVLQEANLYKDELRQLAREMGLPNWDKPSFACLSSRIPYGSLITLEKVEQLDRGEEALRQLGFRQIRIRHHDQIARIEVPREEFVRVLEMADRITEVLKEQGFTYVTLDLQGYRSGSMNETLRKAL